Proteins encoded in a region of the Pirellulaceae bacterium genome:
- a CDS encoding ATP-binding protein gives MDPSTLTPDASRKDRKTEKQGRPRRKPRLDHQASLLQLVELETIDRERRSAERRLKAAKFPCYKTLDEFDYAAAKAINKLLVLELMRGDSLVARENILLVGDKRIFYKRQFFRSFQAGAGGLSDGT, from the coding sequence ATGGATCCTTCTACTCTGACGCCAGATGCGAGCAGAAAAGACCGGAAAACCGAAAAGCAAGGCCGACCCCGACGAAAGCCTCGCCTTGACCATCAGGCGTCCCTGCTGCAGTTAGTTGAACTGGAGACGATCGACCGTGAACGGCGTTCCGCCGAGCGTCGACTCAAGGCAGCTAAGTTCCCCTGCTACAAAACGCTCGACGAGTTCGACTATGCGGCGGCCAAGGCAATCAACAAGCTCTTGGTACTGGAGCTGATGCGTGGCGACTCTCTTGTCGCGCGCGAGAATATTTTGCTAGTTGGCGACAAACGAATCTTCTACAAGCGGCAATTTTTTCGTTCGTTTCAAGCCGGTGCCGGCGGATTGAGCGATGGCACTTAG
- a CDS encoding MYXO-CTERM domain-containing protein has translation MHVQLIDGFELAEEMLFNFLRVGGTLTGKYDGRGEGDRVGNYGGEDPFISCAGGDGNDVTLFTAPEPTIVLTWSMLIGLAILVRRRR, from the coding sequence GTGCACGTCCAGTTGATTGACGGCTTTGAACTCGCGGAAGAAATGTTGTTCAACTTTCTACGAGTTGGCGGCACGCTCACCGGTAAGTACGATGGACGGGGCGAAGGTGATCGAGTCGGTAACTACGGCGGTGAAGATCCGTTTATTTCGTGCGCCGGTGGTGATGGCAACGACGTGACGCTGTTCACCGCTCCCGAGCCGACCATCGTGCTAACCTGGTCCATGCTCATCGGACTGGCAATCCTGGTGCGGCGACGGCGCTGA
- a CDS encoding PEP-CTERM sorting domain-containing protein (PEP-CTERM proteins occur, often in large numbers, in the proteomes of bacteria that also encode an exosortase, a predicted intramembrane cysteine proteinase. The presence of a PEP-CTERM domain at a protein's C-terminus predicts cleavage within the sorting domain, followed by covalent anchoring to some some component of the (usually Gram-negative) cell surface. Many PEP-CTERM proteins exhibit an unusual sequence composition that includes large numbers of potential glycosylation sites. Expression of one such protein has been shown restore the ability of a bacterium to form floc, a type of biofilm.), with translation MKRCFFLLVLLSFVCLVSELSATVTTRHYDFEEGAADAAATELIDITDVPLHENSDDFFGWGGHIWIEVSGVEARPLPAGSLDDSVEDAALVNPSLELIEGNGLYVSVSDGSEFDSPAIGSQLAIQLDGKTRYDDFETGVGSRGVYVNPTALAAGQDVDGNVSESYNLMTQAWVYPQENTGEKQTVWQAGREQGSVNITEDGFWQFEDLGSVGVLNCSQADGPDVPYSCEEGEEEFPVAFNEWTHLGIYRGGNGAEVYLNGERVAGSISPDPPNHFGTFANHITIGGRDDGSNGFIGLIDDFKVQGEVSLGAHDMDINLIPSVIGDYNESGALDAGDLDFISQAIIDGENTADADGNGMTDAADRVFWINELQGSYVGDSNFDGEFGSGDLVQVFSEGRYETNEAAGYAQGDWDGNLLFDSGDIVAAFSAGGYEQGPRAATAVVPEPAAASLLMLAGMSLLGLRRRR, from the coding sequence ATGAAACGCTGTTTTTTTCTATTGGTTTTGTTGTCCTTTGTTTGTTTGGTTTCGGAGCTGAGTGCCACCGTCACCACACGACATTACGACTTTGAGGAAGGCGCTGCCGATGCTGCAGCAACGGAGCTGATCGACATAACCGACGTGCCGCTTCATGAGAATTCGGACGATTTTTTTGGCTGGGGAGGTCACATTTGGATTGAAGTCTCAGGGGTTGAAGCACGGCCATTGCCTGCAGGAAGCCTTGATGATTCCGTGGAGGATGCAGCACTTGTTAATCCATCGCTTGAATTGATTGAAGGCAATGGGCTGTACGTCAGTGTTTCCGATGGCTCCGAATTTGATAGCCCCGCAATCGGGAGTCAATTGGCAATACAATTAGACGGCAAGACCCGCTACGATGACTTCGAAACGGGAGTCGGTTCTCGAGGCGTCTATGTGAATCCAACAGCTCTTGCGGCGGGTCAAGATGTAGATGGCAATGTCTCTGAGAGTTACAACTTGATGACACAGGCCTGGGTTTATCCGCAAGAAAACACCGGTGAGAAACAAACCGTATGGCAGGCGGGAAGGGAGCAGGGATCTGTAAACATCACAGAGGATGGTTTTTGGCAGTTTGAAGACTTAGGTTCAGTTGGCGTCCTGAATTGCTCACAAGCTGATGGCCCGGATGTACCTTATTCGTGCGAAGAAGGAGAAGAAGAATTTCCTGTCGCGTTTAACGAATGGACTCATCTTGGCATCTACCGAGGCGGCAATGGGGCCGAAGTTTATCTGAACGGCGAACGCGTCGCGGGCAGCATCTCCCCGGATCCCCCGAACCATTTTGGAACTTTTGCCAATCACATTACGATTGGTGGCCGCGACGATGGAAGTAACGGGTTTATCGGCCTGATCGATGACTTCAAGGTTCAAGGTGAAGTGTCACTTGGAGCCCATGATATGGACATCAACTTGATCCCGTCCGTTATCGGTGACTACAACGAAAGTGGTGCCCTTGACGCTGGTGACTTGGACTTTATTTCACAGGCAATCATCGACGGAGAAAATACTGCCGACGCCGATGGTAACGGCATGACGGACGCAGCTGATCGCGTATTCTGGATCAACGAGCTGCAAGGTTCGTACGTTGGTGACTCGAACTTCGATGGTGAGTTCGGCAGTGGTGACCTTGTCCAAGTGTTCTCGGAAGGTAGGTATGAGACGAACGAAGCGGCCGGCTACGCTCAAGGTGACTGGGATGGCAACTTGCTATTTGACAGCGGTGACATTGTTGCAGCCTTTTCCGCTGGCGGATACGAGCAAGGTCCTCGCGCTGCGACCGCAGTCGTTCCGGAGCCAGCTGCTGCAAGTCTGCTGATGCTGGCTGGCATGTCGCTGCTCGGCCTACGTCGCCGCAGATAA
- a CDS encoding phosphoribosylaminoimidazolesuccinocarboxamide synthase has product MLNEREIRELVAAHGAAVNEGRPVKKLIADGELPRLSGCTVLEGKVSDSVFGDDLKTSCGKPIRLMFRNNRISTHDVNRGAIPFKDQVLAFNHDHMHRLVKPVLGSSQFEVDGLSPASTVIPAENLKLLMVENVLRLFMAESSTSTSLYQHWLIAKEEGKNIMQYAGHELDVATLEPNGRLPYLMDTPSTKEKVDRTTDVAYLIESGVCTEGQYAQMRNASLMAFGIVTQCLAERGMVLVDTKTEHGINAEGRIVSADELYTMDSSRFWRLDEAGNVSTRDGKPVSFSKEFARGMVKEKGQQFTEEQANEIAVRYIQGLQHLTGESFNPDLRPRDQRITESTNLILDRLL; this is encoded by the coding sequence ATGCTAAATGAACGGGAAATTCGCGAACTGGTAGCGGCCCACGGGGCCGCGGTAAATGAAGGCCGACCGGTCAAAAAACTGATTGCCGATGGCGAACTGCCGCGACTCAGCGGCTGCACGGTGCTGGAAGGCAAGGTGTCCGACTCCGTGTTTGGCGACGACCTAAAAACGTCGTGCGGAAAGCCCATACGCCTAATGTTCCGAAATAACCGCATCTCGACCCACGATGTGAACCGCGGTGCGATTCCTTTTAAGGACCAGGTATTGGCCTTTAATCACGATCACATGCACCGACTGGTGAAGCCAGTGCTCGGCTCCTCGCAGTTCGAAGTCGACGGCCTTTCGCCTGCTTCCACCGTGATCCCAGCCGAGAACCTGAAACTATTGATGGTCGAAAACGTGCTCAGGCTTTTCATGGCAGAGAGTTCGACCTCCACCTCGCTCTATCAACATTGGCTGATCGCGAAGGAGGAGGGAAAGAACATCATGCAGTATGCCGGCCACGAGTTAGACGTCGCCACTCTCGAACCCAATGGTCGGCTTCCGTACCTCATGGACACTCCAAGCACTAAGGAGAAGGTCGACCGCACCACAGATGTCGCCTACCTCATCGAAAGTGGCGTCTGCACCGAGGGCCAGTACGCCCAAATGCGCAATGCCTCTCTGATGGCGTTTGGTATCGTGACACAGTGCCTGGCCGAAAGGGGGATGGTGCTAGTTGATACCAAGACCGAGCACGGGATCAATGCGGAAGGACGCATCGTATCTGCGGATGAACTATACACCATGGACTCGTCGCGTTTCTGGAGGCTCGACGAAGCAGGGAACGTCTCCACCCGCGACGGTAAGCCTGTCTCCTTTTCCAAGGAATTCGCGCGTGGCATGGTCAAGGAGAAGGGTCAGCAATTCACCGAAGAACAGGCAAACGAAATCGCTGTCCGCTACATCCAGGGGTTGCAGCACCTCACCGGCGAGTCCTTCAATCCGGATCTGCGTCCGCGTGACCAACGGATCACCGAATCCACAAATCTGATCCTGGATCGATTGCTGTAG
- a CDS encoding VCBS repeat-containing protein gives MNSGQLWLLWDPRWIALHCKVSDFQRFVKLNRDPQRNSSYITVGKFWCDDNVSHFDRKDHLGGRNLKIARFCLIYLAVLNVFVANPSLKADDPVPTTWRKHTINDRSPFEAVGVADFNDDGKLDVFSGDSWYASPNWVRHQVRDVKPGTNPHYHEDFADAPIDVNGDGRIDIVTCAYFSRRIAWVEQPKDPTQPWTEHLIDTPGSMETSYLVDLYGDGTPVYLPNVGGQVVWYELTSAMPKVEWKQRRLSPEGAGHGIGHGDINSDGRIDIITPKGWYEQPADRNADWKFHAEFELEAASIEIIGHDFDGDGDTDVVWGMGHQFGLYWLKQSKDASGKRIWTKEDIDSGFSQVHTLHLADFDGDGEQEFVTGKRIYAHASEPGATAHPCIFIYRFDRKALKWMKTIVYKGYPASNAPANAKQRDALKDFPRGSAGTGLQMAVKDMDNDGDIDIVAPGKSGLYWFENLRITK, from the coding sequence GTGAATTCTGGCCAACTCTGGCTATTGTGGGATCCTCGCTGGATTGCTTTGCATTGCAAAGTAAGTGACTTTCAACGATTTGTCAAACTCAATCGAGACCCGCAACGGAATTCAAGTTACATTACCGTCGGTAAGTTTTGGTGCGATGACAACGTGTCGCATTTCGACAGGAAAGATCATCTCGGAGGTAGAAATTTGAAAATCGCTCGATTCTGTTTGATCTATTTAGCCGTCCTAAATGTTTTCGTGGCCAACCCGTCTCTCAAAGCAGATGATCCCGTGCCGACGACGTGGCGGAAGCATACGATTAATGACCGGTCGCCGTTTGAAGCCGTTGGAGTGGCCGACTTCAATGACGATGGCAAACTGGATGTGTTTAGCGGCGATTCCTGGTATGCGTCTCCAAACTGGGTGCGGCATCAAGTACGAGATGTTAAGCCGGGAACGAATCCGCACTACCATGAAGACTTCGCCGACGCGCCGATCGATGTGAACGGCGACGGTCGGATCGACATCGTGACGTGTGCGTACTTCAGCCGTCGCATCGCTTGGGTTGAACAACCCAAGGATCCAACCCAACCCTGGACCGAACATCTGATCGATACTCCAGGGTCAATGGAGACCAGCTATTTGGTCGATCTGTATGGCGATGGCACACCTGTCTATTTGCCCAATGTTGGCGGACAGGTCGTCTGGTACGAGCTGACATCGGCCATGCCGAAAGTGGAATGGAAGCAGCGTCGATTATCGCCGGAAGGAGCCGGACACGGTATCGGTCATGGAGACATCAACAGCGACGGTCGGATCGACATCATCACTCCGAAAGGCTGGTACGAACAGCCGGCCGATCGAAATGCCGACTGGAAGTTTCATGCTGAATTTGAACTGGAGGCGGCCAGTATTGAAATCATCGGACATGACTTTGACGGTGATGGAGATACCGATGTCGTCTGGGGAATGGGGCACCAATTCGGTCTGTACTGGCTGAAGCAATCGAAAGACGCGAGTGGAAAACGCATCTGGACGAAAGAAGATATTGATAGCGGTTTTTCGCAGGTTCACACGCTCCATCTGGCCGACTTCGACGGCGATGGCGAACAGGAGTTTGTCACGGGGAAACGCATTTATGCCCACGCGAGTGAACCCGGAGCCACTGCCCATCCGTGCATTTTTATCTACCGCTTTGATCGGAAGGCGTTGAAGTGGATGAAGACCATTGTCTACAAAGGTTACCCGGCTTCAAACGCTCCGGCAAATGCCAAACAGCGGGATGCTCTTAAAGATTTCCCACGCGGTTCCGCCGGGACAGGGCTGCAGATGGCGGTAAAGGATATGGACAACGATGGCGACATCGACATCGTTGCGCCTGGCAAGTCGGGCCTTTATTGGTTCGAGAACTTGCGGATCACGAAGTAA